The DNA segment TCGATTTCCATTACATCTACACTGGAACTTTTGCCTATTTCGATACAGTTTTCACATACTCCGCATGGGTCGCTCGTCGGACCATTTTTACAGTTTAAAGCTTTGGCAAGAATCCTTGCCATAGTTGTTTTACCACAGCCTCTTGGACCGGAAAAAAGATAAGCGTGTGCTATTCTGTTTTCTAAAATCGCATTTTTGAGTGTTACAGATATATGATTTTGTCCAATAACTTCATCAAAGTTTTGAGGACGAAACTTTCTGGCTAATACTAGATATGACATAAAAACCTCAAAAGCACCAGATTTTGCAGGAAAACCCGTTTTTCTGTAAATACTGCGTGCCAAACACCGTTTTTTGAATTTTGGTGGAGCCAGCGGGAATTGAACCCGCATCTCATCGTTGCGAACGATGCGTTCTCCCGTTTAACTATGACCCCATGTTACTCAGAAGAAGAATTTTATTATAGCAAATTATTTGTAATTTATTGCAATTGAGGTTAATATGTCCCTTTTTTAGATATAATGAAAGAGGGAATAGCTATTTTGACCTTAACATATTATTTGAGTTGGTGTCGTTATTTTTATACAATAATAAATTATTATTTGCTGTAAAGGAAATATGATGTTTATCGGATTCGGTTATGATGTTCATAGATTTAAAAAGGGAAGAAAACTGATACTCGGCGGAGTAGAAATCGTAAATTCGAAAGGTCTTGATGGTCATAGCGATGCAGATGTTTTGCTTCATGCTTTAATGGACGCTCTTTTAGGAGCCGCCGGGCTTAACGATATAGGCCATTTTTTCCCGAATACCAACTCAAAATACAAAGGCATCTCCAGTCTCAAACTTTTAGAAACGGTTTATAAAGAATTAAAGAAACGAAACTTTAAAATAAACAACATTGATATAACCGCAATAGCGGAATCTCCAAAAATCTATCCTTATATTGAGCAAATAAAAAACAATATTTCAAAAACTGTTAAACTTAACAAGTCGCGGATAGCAATAAAAGCCACTACTAATGAAAAAATGGGGTTTATCGGCAGAGGTGAAGGAATAGCAGTAATGGCAGCGGCATCAGTCAAAAAAAAGAAATATGGCGATTAAATTTTACAATACGCTTACGAATGCAAAAGAAGAATTTATACCGCAAAATGAAAATTTTGTTACGATGTATGTTTGCGGAGTTACGCCTTATGACGAAGTTCATCTCGGACATGCAAGAGCATACGTGACTTTTGATATTATAAAAAGGCATCTGCAAAAAAGAAAATACAAAGTCAGACATGTTCAGAATTTTACAGATATTGATGATAAAATAATAAAAAGAGCTGCCGAAAAAGGCATTTCCCCATCCGCTTTGGCACAAATATATATTGACGATTATTTTGTCCAAACCGGAAAACTTAACATACTTAAAGCAAATTTTTATCCGCGCGTCACAGAAATGATTCCCGAAATAATAAATTTTATACAAAAACTTATAGATAAAGGTTTTGCATATATTGTCGATGGCGATATCTATTATTCTGTGAACAAATTCAAAGGTTACGGAAAGCTTTCAAAAAGAAATCTTGAAGATTTGAAAGCGGGCGTCAGAGTGGACATCTGTGACAAAAAAAGTTCTGTTTTTGATTTTGCTCTCTGGAAAAAAACAAAAGATGGAAAACAGCAGGAGGCTTCATGGGACAGCCCTTGGGGTAAAGGAAGACCGGGCTGGCATATCGAATGCTCGGTAATGTCTTCAAAAATTCTTGGAGATACCATAGACATACACGGCGGCGGGCAAGACTTAATTTTTCCACATCATGAGAATGAAATCGCGCAAAGCGAAGCATGCACAGGACAGCAGTTTGTAAAATATTGGATTCACAACGGTTTTGTAACGGTAAATAAAGAAAAAATGTCGAAATCTTTAGGCAATTTTTTTTCGCTAAAAGACATTTTTACAAAATATGATCCACGCGTTGTGCGTTATTATCTGCTCACACAGCATTATAAAAGTCCTCTTGATTTTTCGGATTCAGGACTTGAGTCGGCAAAAAATGCTTTGCAGGGGCTTGACGATGCATACTTAAGGCTTGCTGTAGAAACGGCTGAAAAAGTACAGACTAAGGATTCCGACCTTGTTGAGCTGGAAAACAATTTCTTAGATTCTCTTGATGATGATTTTAACTCTGAAAAGGCACTCTCATATCTTCACAAATTAAAAAATATGCTTTTAAAAGAACTTTTCAGCGCGGATAAAATAAGACTTTGGCAGTTTAGAGCGCTTTTTGAAGAATTCGTGAAAGTTTCTCTAGGCATTTCACTGCCAAAAATACAAAATAACGATGAAAGCCTACAGATTCTTTTAACTGTAAGAAACAAAGCCAGAAAAGCAAAAAACTGGGCTGAAGCGGACAAGTTGAGAAAAGAAATCGACGAAAAAGGTTATAAAATTATAGACAATCAAGATGGGACTTCAATACTGACAAAAAAAATATAAGGCTGAAAATGGCTCGAAAAAAATTTTTATCGCAATATCATAAAAATAAAGAAGAAAAAGTTTTAGATAATATAATATGCGGAAGAAATTCTGTTTTGGAATTGCTTAAAGCAGGAAAAAGAACAGTAAACAAAATATTGTTGGCGCAGACGGCAAGAGGAACAGCGATAACAGAGATTATTACTCTTGCGAAAAATAAAGGCATTGCGATTCACAATGTTCCTCCGGAAAAACTTGATAAATACTCAGAAAATTCACAAGGAGTTGCGGCGGAAGTTTCTGCGCTGCAATATATTGAAATCAAAGAGCTTATATCCAAAACAAAACAAAGCAAATACCCGCTTTTAGTTTTGCTTGACTGTATTGAAGACCCGCATAATCTCGGAGCAATAATAAGAAACTGCGTTGCTTTTGGCGCGGACGGCGTTATAATTCCTAAATGGCGGGCGGCAGGCGTAAATGAAACTGTATCGAGATCTTCTGCAGGAGCTATTGAGCATATACCTGTTTCAAGAGTTACAAATGCCAATCAGGCCGTTGATTTATTAAAAGAAAATGGTTTCTGGATAGCGGGAGCTGAAAATGGAGGACAAAGTTTGGAAGAAACAAATCTTTATTTTCCTCTAGTATTAATAATAGGCAGCGAAGGTTTTGGACTTCACAGCCTTACAAAACAAAAATGCGACTTTTTAATCTCTATACCTCAGACAAATACTATTTCTTCATTAAACGCCTCATGCGCCACGGCCGTAATTTTATACGAATTGTCCAAAAGAAGAATTTAAAAAATAAACCTGATATCTATAATAAAACGGCTATTAAAATAGCGGCTGCAAGTTTTTTTAACAAAAAAGTTAAATAGGGAGCTTAACTTTTATTTAAATCGGTTTTATCAAAATCGACTATATAAACGTCTTTATAACGCAGTAAATTATAGTAATAATGTTTAGCAACAAGCTCTGCTTCATTAATATGCTCCAACACCTTATTGGTTTCCCTTTTATCGAGTTTTACGTTGATATTGAAACCGTAATATGGTAAAACACCTGTTCCTCCTCCACACATCCATCTTCCACATAAAGTGTATATAAGCGGATAAGCTTTACCGATATTATCAATTTTTTTCTGATATTTTATTGGTCCGTTAAAAATTATAAAAATTTCTCTATCATCATGCACAACATCCATTAAAGAATTAGCAATCAATCTGTTATATTTTTCAAGATAACTCAAAGCATTGCTATAGGAATAAGATAAACCGAAAGAATAAAATAACGGGATAATCGATAGAAAAATAAAAATATAACGTAAAATCCCATTATAAAAAGTTAAAACAAAAAATATAATTACAAATAAAAAAATAGCAAACGGAAAAAAGTGTCTGGGATCCATTGTAAAAGTTTGCACTGCGTTTACTCCAAACAAAGCTGTAAACAGTATAATAAACGGAGAAACAACAAGAATAACTTTGCATATGCGACTCTCCCATGACCTCAACAGCAAAGTTTTTTTAGAAAAAGTATTAACGGCAAAAACTATCACTGCGATACAAAAAGCAATAAATAACAAACATAATATTATCAAGGTAAAATCATTATACGGCTTCCATTTTGACAGTGAGTTTCCTATGTCTTTAATCCTACCAAATAGAGAAATAAATAAATTTGAAGAATGAACAATATCTTTATTTACAAAACGGCTGCTGTTATAAATAGTAAAATACCATAAAGTTACTGCTGAAATAAAAGAGCAAATGCGGGTTAAAAAAAGTTTCAGTGCGGTTTTAGGATTTTCTTTATTTTTTATAATTATTATAATTTCGGTAAAAATAAGAATAAATATTGCACCAATTGAGGTCTGATATGTCAAAAGACAGCAAAAAGTAAAGATAAACGTTGAAATGATTACTAAAAGAATACTTTTATTTGGAGTAAGAAAAATCCACAGACAAAAGATTAGTGAAAATAACATCGGAAGAACATCAAATTGAAAGCTTAACGGCTGAAGCAAAAACGGAGATGAAAATAAATATATTACTGCAAAAATGGACACTAAATTGTTTTGCGAATTAAATTTTTTAGCAAGCAAATATGCGCTTGCGCATAAAATAAATGAGCTTATTATAAGTCCCCATGGCGCAAAAACAGCTAATTTTCCATTAACGGAAAACATTTTATATAGAATACCAGACAGAAAACGGCTGTCGCCATTCCAATAATGTGGTACAACTGTTCTGGCATAATCGTCCATATAAGGAACATTGGCAATGATTATCGGCAAAATATATAAAAATACCATGATGCAGCAAATTACAAAACCGCGGTCAAATAAGTTGTCTGAAAAATATGCTTTAATGTTTTCAAAATAAACCGTTGATTTTGTATTCTTCCCTTCTATAATTTTGCTGAGACTTTCATAATGAAGACTGCACAATCCAAATATTAAAGCAATAAAAACCATACTAAGTAAAATTGTTGAAACATTCTGCCAAAAATAAGATTTCTCATAAAAAATATATTTTAGATTAAAATTATCTATCCTGCCGTCAAAAATTCTTTCATTTTTAATATTTGTTCCGGATTTTATCTCAGAAAACTCAATTTTTCCGTCAATTTTCACATGAATATTTTCTTTTCCGTTAAGAATGCTGATTACGTCTCCTTCTTTTGAAATTCTTATTTCCAAGCGGTTAGGTTTATTTATTTCCAGCGGTATTTTTTCATTTAAAAAATTTATGCTGTATTTCCTATTTTTATCTTTGTAATCAACCGCTGCTTTGCCGTTGGCATTAATATCAATAATAATGCCTTCCTTTGAACCCATATCAAAAAGCGTCTGCCAATTGCTGAAAGAATATGCATAAAAATCCATAGACAGTTCAATAGAATAAACCAAACCGTTCAAATTAGAATATTTAAATTCAAAAGGTTTTTGTTTCTTTTCATCTAAAGATTGGCTGTCATAGCCTGACGCCGAGATAACTTCTTGTCCGACTTGTATATATCTGCTAAATTTATTGTCAGCCAAATAAAAAAGAATAAGCGTAATAACCAACAAACTTATAAGTCCTGACGTTGTTTTAAATAAAAAATTAAATATTTTTTTTATCATTATGTTATCTCCATATATATTTCTTTTATTGTATTTGATTGAAATAAGGGATTTCTAAAAGTTTATTTTTTCGCTGACTATATACAATGGTCTGTTTCTTGTCTCTTCCAAAATTCTTCCCAAATATTCACCTATTACTCCCAAACATATTAGCTGCACACCACCGAAAAATAAAACAGCTATAAATATTGAAGCATATCCCGGCATATCTACACCGTGAATAATTGTTCTCAAAACTATGTATCCGCCGTAAAGAAAAGAAATAAAAGCGATTATTAAACCTAGATATGTCCAGATCCTTAGAGGTAAAGTTGATGAAGAACTGATACCGTCCAGCGCAAAATTCCACAATTTCCAATAATTAAATTTTGTTTTCCCAGCAATGCGTTTTTGTCTTGCATATTCTATTCCGGCAGACTTATATCCCGGCCAGTTAAAAATATATTTCATAAACAGTTTTTTATCGTGAATCTGCTTAATACCTTCTATTACCTTTCTGTCGATAAGCCTGAAATCTCCCGTATTTTTATGTATCGGACTATCGGATATTTTATTGACTAATTTATAAAAGTAATTTGCCGTCATTCTTTTAAGAAATGTATCGGATTGCCTGTCACGGCGCACACCGTAAACATTATCGTAACCTTCTTTCCATTTGTTTATAAATTCAATAATCAGCTCTACAGGATCTTGTAAATCAACATCGATAATAACTGCAGCTTTTCCACAGCAGGATTCAAGCGCGGCATACATCGCTTTTTCTTTTCCGAAATTCCTTGAAAAAGAAATTATCTTAACTCTTTTATCTTTTTGCGCAAACTCTTTTAAAATCTGTAAAGTATCATCTTTACTGCCATCGTTTACACAAATAATTTCAAAACCGTATTCTTTGATATTATTCAAAACTTTAAAGATTTCGGTAAAAAATACGGCTATAGCTTCCTGTTCATTATACATTGGAACTATTATTGATAAATTTTCAGAAATCATATTTTCTATCTTTAATTTTTTGTGAACCTTTTTATCATATAAAAGGAATTTATATTATCTAAAATAATTATAATAAATATTATTTACAACTCAAAACTTAATGGAATCCCTATAGGAAAAAATATTGGAGGCATAAAAAGCCTGAAAAACCGAATATTTAAAAGTGTTTTTGGCAAGTAATTGGCGGCGGGTGGAATTGAACCACCGGCCAAAGGCTTATGAGTCCTCTGCTCTACCCCTGAGCTACGCCGCCTGTAAATAAGTTTTAAGATTCTATTATTTTTTCCTTTGAAAGTCAATTTTTCATCAATTATAGATAATAAGTGAAGTCTGGCAGTACCCAGTTTCTAAATTTTTTTTTAAACTGTTAAGTTTCATGATTTATAAAAGATGTTCCAGAAGGAAAACTATAAGCACTCCGATGAAAAGCATAGAAGGGGCAAGCCTGTTTTTACATTTATGTGTTTCTGGTATTAAATCTGAAGCGGCAATAAAAATGAAAGAACCAGAAGCTGTGCCCAGCAAAGCTCCCAGCACCGCAGGCGATATGCTTTTAAATAAAATTATTCCCAAAAATGTTCCTATAGGCGTAAATGCCGCTGTAAGAAATGAAAAAGTTAAAATTTTCTTTTTTGAAGCACCGCTGTGAAGTAAAATTCCCGAAATCGTGATTCCGTCAGGAAGTTTATGTAAAAGCACGGCAAACGTTGTCAAAATTCCAAGTCCGGCGCCGGCTTCAAAGCCTACGGCTATAATGAGTCCGTCAAGAAGAGAATGAAAAGAAAGTCCTATTACGGAAGTTATTCCAATATTTGAATGCGTTTTGCAGTCTTGATCATCATGGCATGGATGAAAAAGTATTACAAACTGCAAAAAAAACATTATCAAAAAACCAAGAAGTGTAAAAAGCAGCGCGTTCACATCTATTTCTATTGCTTCGGGAATTAAATGCGTGAAAGCGATTGTCAGCATTATGCCAGCGGCAAAATTGATTATTAATATTGAATTTTTTTCAGACCACTTATGAAATTTTAAAACTAAAAAAGCGCCAAGCATTGCGGCGCAAGCAGCCAACAAAGAAGAAATTATCTCTTTCATGTTTTTCTCCGTTTATAAATATAGAAAATATTATAATAAAAAAGACCGCTGTTTAAAAGTTTAGAGTGGCTTCCACAAGTTCAACATGCTAATGCAGCAGTGTTATGGTAAAGGAGATATATCCCTATTTAGATTAAAGAATTTCCTATTTGAAAACAGACGGCTGTTAAAAATTAAAGATCTGTGAAGCCTTAAATAATTATAATCAAATTGTTTTTGTTTAACAAATTTTCACAAGCCGTCAAAATTGTTAGAAAGTTCATTGTTATCACCCCTTTTTTATTATATTTAAGAAAGTGACCTTTCTATTTTGACCTTAACGAGAAAATTGATTTAATATTACTATTTTGATAGAATTATATTTTAATTAGTTCAAAAATTGAAAAGCAGAGATGATTATCATGGCAAAAAAAGACATTCTTTCAATTTATGATTTATCTGATAAAGAGATAAAACTGCTGCTAGATAAAGCGTTTGAACTTAAAAGCAAGAAAAAGCATCTTACGGATTTAACCGGAAAAACTTTAGGTCTTATTTTTGAAAAACCTTCTACAAGAACAATGGTTTCTTTCGCGGCCGCGATGGTACAGCTTGGCGGCTTTCCCATTTTTCTTAACGCACAAAACTTACAGCGAAAAAGGGGAGAATCCATCCATGATACTTCTTTAGTGCTTTCAGGATATCTTAACGGCATTATGATAAGGGCCTTCAAACATTCCGATGTTGAAGAGTTTGCAAAATATTCTTCTATTCCCGTCATAAACGGTTTGACTGATTTTGAGCATCCGTGCCAGATTTTAGCTGATATAATGACTATAATGGAGCTTAATAAAATAAAAACAGTTGAAGGACTTAAAAAAATTAAAATAGTTTTTATCGGAGACAGCAACAATGTGGCAAATTCAATGCTTGCGGTTTCCGCGGTTTTAGGACTTGATTTTACTCTAGTGTGCCCGAAAGAATATGCTCCTGAAAAGGTTTTGCTAAACAAAGCTTTGGAATATACCATAAAAACTGGCGCGGAAATAAAAATTTCAAGTGATATAAATGCCGCTAAAAACGCCGACGTGCTTTATACGGATGTCTGGATTTCTATGGGAGCAGAAGCCGAGGAAAAGAAAAGAAGAAAGGCTTTCGCCTCGTATCAGATAAATGCCGAACTTCTAAAAAAGGCTTCTTCGAAATGCATAGTTTTGCATTGTCTACCCGCCGTAAGAGGAGAAGAAATTACGGCGGAAATTATGAATAAATATGAGAACAGCATTTTTACTCAGGCTGAAAACAGGATGCATATGCAAAAAGCCGTATTGCTTCATTTATTAAAGTGACAAAAGATTTTCCCGCTTGCAAAAATTTTAAATAAGGAACACATTAAATATATCAAGGCAAATAAAAGCTCTGCTTTGCCGTACGGTTTTATGCCTGCAATTCCTTTTCATAGCATGAAAAAATCAAAATATATTATTGTTTTTGTAACTGTTCCGGACAAAACAACAGCGGGCAATATCGTAAAAAACGTTTTAAAGAAAAAACTTGCCGCTTGCGTAAACATAATAAAAAATACGGAATCTTTTTACTGGTGGAAAGGTAAAATAGAACATTCCAAAGAAATTCTTCTCATAATGAAAACGGTCAAATCGAAGTTTACCATTTTAGAAAAACATATAAAAGACATCCATCCTTACGAAGTGCCCGAAATAATTTCTTCGGAAATATCCGATGCAAACAAAGATTATCTTGATTGGATAGAAAACAATGCAGGACAAGATAGCATTATATTGGAATAAACAAGGCGGTAAAGTTTTTTGTGAGCTGTGTCCTCACGAATGTATTCTTGTGCATGGGAAGTTCGGCATATGCAATGCACGACAAAATATTAAAAACGTCCTCATTTCAAAATCTTACGGAGTGATTTCTACGATAAATATCGATCCTATTGAAAAAAAGCCGCTGTATCATTTTTATCCGGGAAGCACAACATTGTCTTTCGGAAGTTTTGGCTGTAATCTGAAATGCGGTTTTTGCCAAAATTACGTAATTGCCCGCGCAAAACCATCGGAAAATATTAAGTTGTCTCCGGAAGACGCCATATATTTTGCCGTAGAAAAAAATGCAAAACTTTTATCATATACTTACAATGAACCTTTAACAAATTATGAATGGGTTCTTGAACTGGCCAAACTTGCCGCAAGAAAGAACATGCACAATATTTTAGTGACAAATGGCTATATAAAAGAAGCACCTCTTGAAAAGCTGGCTGATTATATTGCTGCTGCGAATATAGATTTAAAAGCGTATGATGACGGTTTTTACAACAGACATTGCAGTGGCACGCTTAGTCAGGTTTTAAAATCAATCGAGATTTTATATAAATTAAAAGTACATATAGAAATAACAAACCTTGTTATAGATGCCGAAAACAGTGATAGACAACATTTTCTGCAGATGCTTAACTTTATCTCAAGTTTAAGCGATGAGATACCACTTCATCTGTCAAGGTATTTTCCGAACAATAATTTTGTGCTGCCGCAAACGAGAAAAGAAACTTTAATTAATTTGTATAAAATTGCAAAAAACAAACTTAAACATGTTTATATAGGTAATTATGATGATTGCAAATATGGTTCCACATACTGTAAAAATTGTGGTTTTTGCATTATTGAAAGAAACGGATATAATATTAAAATAAATTGTAAAAATCCGGCCTTTTGTCCACAATGTATGACAAGAACTAATATAATAATATGAAAAAACAAATAATATTGGCATCTGCATCTGCAAGAAGAATCTCTTTACTGAAAGAGTGGGGATTAATTTTTGAGGTTATTCCCAGCACAATAAACGAAGACACAAAATTTGTAAGACCTTCTTATATAGTAAGAGATATTTCATATAGAAAAGGCAGCGACATAGCTTCTAAACAAAACGGCGGTTTAATTCTTGCCGCAGATACAATAGTGGTTTTAAATGGAAAAATTATTGGAAAACCAAAAGATGAAAAAGAATCCGAGACGATTATAAGGCAGTTAAACGGCAGCCTGCATAAAGTTTATACAGGAGTAACTATAATAGACAATACAACAAAAAAGAAATCTGTGTTTTACGATTGTGCTATCGTAAAAATGAAAAAGCTGCCTGAAAACAAACTCAGATATCTTTTTGGAAAACATATGGATAAGGCAGGAGCATATGCTGTTCAAGATAAAAATGATGATTTTGTAGAAAAAATATATGGCGATTATTATACGGTAGTTGGTCTTCCATATGAAAAACTTTTCAAAAAATTACTTCAATTCGGCATTAAACTCAAATCTGTTTAAAAATAGAATCGTTAGTTACTATTTTTGAATGACTTATAATGAAAAAATACCATTCGCTTAATATCATATTCACTTTATTGTGCATAAACTCTTCTCTTGTCATTTTAATGCCGTCAGCCTCAGCTGCTTCGTATTCTGAATCGCTTACTTTTATTGCAGATGCCAAAAGTAATTTTAATTTTTCCGCTGCAATTCGTTTCTTTCTCATCGTCTCATAATCTTTAGGAGACATTTTTATCGAATTAAGAAATGAATAATAAATATTTGCGTCAAACTGATTCTGAGTATTTCTAAACATCGCAGAACTTTGTATGTCATTTTTCAGCTCCGCATCTGATACTATTATTTTATAGCCAAGAGATTGCTGGTAAAACAGTTCATCTTGTACTATTGCCTGCATTGTTTTGATTTTTATTTGTTCAAGCTGCTCCGGCAGCGTTGCAGCGGATTGGTTTTCAGCATTTCTGTACATGTCTACGGAAGCCGTATATATCGAAGAAAAAAACTTTAATGTAACTTTTGTGCCGTTTATATTAACGGCCGTATCAAAATCTTTTGTCGGTCCAAAAAAATATACGCCGAAACCCATAAAAGTACCACCGATAAAGGCCACAATAGTTATGATAAAAATTTTACGCATATGTTTTCTTAAAAAATTCATCATTTTGTTTCTTCTCCGCTTTTGTCGTTGTCATCGGATTTAAACATTTGGCTTTTTCCTTCAAAAAAAGCGCCTTCTGCTATTGTCAGGATATTTGTCGAAATATCACCCAGCATTTTTGCTTTTGGAAGAATTTCTATTCCTTCAGGCGCCTTTATATTTCCTTTAACCGTTCCTCCTACCATAACTATTTCCGCGTTTATATTACCTTCAATCAAAGCTTCCGCACCCACTAAAACACCTGCCGTAGTTTCGATATTTCCCACAATTTTTCCATCGATCCTTATGGTGCGGTCGGTTTTAATATTTCCTTCAAATACAGCATTTGCACCCACAAGCGTTTCTACGCTGTCAAGCAAACTTTTTGAGTTTTTTTTCGTCATACCTGTTCCTTTCCGATTGAGTATAAAAATAGTCTGATAAATATGAGACTGGATTTACCGGCTTTCCTTTATAATGCACTTCATAATGTACATGAGACCCTGTTGCCGACCCCGTGCTTCCCATTTTTGCAATAACATCGCCCCTGCGCACATATTGTCCGGATTTAACTAACAGCTTAGCATTATGAGCATAAGCCGTTCTATAATTGTATCCGTGATCAATAACGGTTATATATCCATAACCAGACTGCCAGCCTGCAAAAATAACTTTGCCATTTGCTGTAACACATACAGGAGTGTTTTTTTCATTCGCTATATCAATCCCGGAATGGAAATCTTTTGTTTTAAAAAAAGGATTGAATCTGAAACCAAAAGGGGAAGAAATTTTACCTTCAGCTGGCCATCCCCTAGGGATAGCCATAAACAGCGACTTTTGATAATTTATATGAGACATTATTTCGCTATAGCTGCTTTGAATATAATTGTATTGTTGATTTATCTTATAAGTTTGCTCCGTAAGAAATTTGTAATCTATTTGATTTATCCTGCCAGAAAGAATCACCGACAAAGCATTTGCCTGCGCCGCTGACGGCCCGCCCTCTCCAAGATTCTGCGGTATATCTTCTTCTATAATTGACTTTTTAGAATTTAGAGAAAGAAGCGAACGAATTTTGTCATCATTATTTTGAACTCTTTCAATAAGGTTTTTTGTTTTTTCAAGCTGATTGGCAAAAAACAAAAGCCTCATCTGCATGATTTTTTTGTCGGCCTTTGTTTTGATGTAATCTATATGCTGACTGACAAGATATCCCGACCAAAGCGTAAGAGATGTCCATGATATCATAAAAATACCAAAAAATAACACAGATATACTTAATTTCAACGGTCTTATTTTGCCATGAGGAATAAGCATAATTGTTATTTTTCTTTTTAATTCTTTTCGTATTTTTGAAAAAATTTGCATATTGGAAAATGGTATCATTAAAAAAAATTGCTGTCAAGATGATTTTTGTCAACTCTCAAAAAGAATCATAAAACGATTAAAACTAAAAAAATCTTTTCAATATTTTATTAAAATGGATTGACAAAAATTTATTATAAATGTTATATTAATCTAACTAATCTTAAAATATGATGCCTTTTTTCAAAAATGAAATAAAAAAGAGAAAAAAGTGATATTTTTTAAGATATTTAATTTTATATTAAACTAAATAATTTAAATGAGGCTAATAAATATTTATGATTACAAAAAAATATGTAAGAAAACTTGTTTTATTTAGTGTTTTAAATTCATTTTTGCTAACTTTTGTTTTTTGTGATTTTGTATATGCAAAAAATGTAAAGAAGCTTGACAACATTGAAAAAATGGTTGAAAATTCAATGTTAATTGACAGCAGTTATTATGACAGTAATACTCTTATTATTCATATCCTAGATTCCCATAGCGATTATGAAGCGCAAAGAAAAATATCGGACATAATA comes from the Candidatus Endomicrobium procryptotermitis genome and includes:
- the ispF gene encoding 2-C-methyl-D-erythritol 2,4-cyclodiphosphate synthase, with the translated sequence MFIGFGYDVHRFKKGRKLILGGVEIVNSKGLDGHSDADVLLHALMDALLGAAGLNDIGHFFPNTNSKYKGISSLKLLETVYKELKKRNFKINNIDITAIAESPKIYPYIEQIKNNISKTVKLNKSRIAIKATTNEKMGFIGRGEGIAVMAAASVKKKKYGD
- the cysS gene encoding cysteine--tRNA ligase; this translates as MAIKFYNTLTNAKEEFIPQNENFVTMYVCGVTPYDEVHLGHARAYVTFDIIKRHLQKRKYKVRHVQNFTDIDDKIIKRAAEKGISPSALAQIYIDDYFVQTGKLNILKANFYPRVTEMIPEIINFIQKLIDKGFAYIVDGDIYYSVNKFKGYGKLSKRNLEDLKAGVRVDICDKKSSVFDFALWKKTKDGKQQEASWDSPWGKGRPGWHIECSVMSSKILGDTIDIHGGGQDLIFPHHENEIAQSEACTGQQFVKYWIHNGFVTVNKEKMSKSLGNFFSLKDIFTKYDPRVVRYYLLTQHYKSPLDFSDSGLESAKNALQGLDDAYLRLAVETAEKVQTKDSDLVELENNFLDSLDDDFNSEKALSYLHKLKNMLLKELFSADKIRLWQFRALFEEFVKVSLGISLPKIQNNDESLQILLTVRNKARKAKNWAEADKLRKEIDEKGYKIIDNQDGTSILTKKI
- the rlmB gene encoding 23S rRNA (guanosine(2251)-2'-O)-methyltransferase RlmB, giving the protein MARKKFLSQYHKNKEEKVLDNIICGRNSVLELLKAGKRTVNKILLAQTARGTAITEIITLAKNKGIAIHNVPPEKLDKYSENSQGVAAEVSALQYIEIKELISKTKQSKYPLLVLLDCIEDPHNLGAIIRNCVAFGADGVIIPKWRAAGVNETVSRSSAGAIEHIPVSRVTNANQAVDLLKENGFWIAGAENGGQSLEETNLYFPLVLIIGSEGFGLHSLTKQKCDFLISIPQTNTISSLNASCATAVILYELSKRRI
- a CDS encoding glucosyltransferase domain-containing protein; translated protein: MIKKIFNFLFKTTSGLISLLVITLILFYLADNKFSRYIQVGQEVISASGYDSQSLDEKKQKPFEFKYSNLNGLVYSIELSMDFYAYSFSNWQTLFDMGSKEGIIIDINANGKAAVDYKDKNRKYSINFLNEKIPLEINKPNRLEIRISKEGDVISILNGKENIHVKIDGKIEFSEIKSGTNIKNERIFDGRIDNFNLKYIFYEKSYFWQNVSTILLSMVFIALIFGLCSLHYESLSKIIEGKNTKSTVYFENIKAYFSDNLFDRGFVICCIMVFLYILPIIIANVPYMDDYARTVVPHYWNGDSRFLSGILYKMFSVNGKLAVFAPWGLIISSFILCASAYLLAKKFNSQNNLVSIFAVIYLFSSPFLLQPLSFQFDVLPMLFSLIFCLWIFLTPNKSILLVIISTFIFTFCCLLTYQTSIGAIFILIFTEIIIIIKNKENPKTALKLFLTRICSFISAVTLWYFTIYNSSRFVNKDIVHSSNLFISLFGRIKDIGNSLSKWKPYNDFTLIILCLLFIAFCIAVIVFAVNTFSKKTLLLRSWESRICKVILVVSPFIILFTALFGVNAVQTFTMDPRHFFPFAIFLFVIIFFVLTFYNGILRYIFIFLSIIPLFYSFGLSYSYSNALSYLEKYNRLIANSLMDVVHDDREIFIIFNGPIKYQKKIDNIGKAYPLIYTLCGRWMCGGGTGVLPYYGFNINVKLDKRETNKVLEHINEAELVAKHYYYNLLRYKDVYIVDFDKTDLNKS
- a CDS encoding glycosyltransferase family 2 protein; translated protein: MISENLSIIVPMYNEQEAIAVFFTEIFKVLNNIKEYGFEIICVNDGSKDDTLQILKEFAQKDKRVKIISFSRNFGKEKAMYAALESCCGKAAVIIDVDLQDPVELIIEFINKWKEGYDNVYGVRRDRQSDTFLKRMTANYFYKLVNKISDSPIHKNTGDFRLIDRKVIEGIKQIHDKKLFMKYIFNWPGYKSAGIEYARQKRIAGKTKFNYWKLWNFALDGISSSSTLPLRIWTYLGLIIAFISFLYGGYIVLRTIIHGVDMPGYASIFIAVLFFGGVQLICLGVIGEYLGRILEETRNRPLYIVSEKINF
- a CDS encoding ZIP family metal transporter → MKEIISSLLAACAAMLGAFLVLKFHKWSEKNSILIINFAAGIMLTIAFTHLIPEAIEIDVNALLFTLLGFLIMFFLQFVILFHPCHDDQDCKTHSNIGITSVIGLSFHSLLDGLIIAVGFEAGAGLGILTTFAVLLHKLPDGITISGILLHSGASKKKILTFSFLTAAFTPIGTFLGIILFKSISPAVLGALLGTASGSFIFIAASDLIPETHKCKNRLAPSMLFIGVLIVFLLEHLL